One window from the genome of Myxococcus fulvus encodes:
- a CDS encoding long-chain fatty acid--CoA ligase, with protein sequence MEKPWLKHYPPGVPAEIDDRQYPTLTHLLEEAFTKYADRPAFKCMGKVITYRELDALSRRVGAWLQSRGLERGATIAIMMPNVLQYPVCIAAILRAGYIVVNVNPLYTPRELEYQLKDSGAQAIFILENFATTLQQVLDRTPVRHVVVATMGDLLGGLKGTLVNFVVRKVKKMVPAYELPRAVSFKQVLSEGGSRTLTPATTTRDDIAFLQYTGGTTGVSKGAMLLHRNVIANLLQVEAWLKPAQQGRNIDQVNIVCALPMYHIFALTVCGLMGIRMGAMNILIPNPRDIPAFIKTLSEQPFHILPAVNTLYNALVNHPEFAKLDFSHLMVSNGGGMAVQKAVADKWFALTRVPLIEGYGLSETSPVATSNTPVATEYSGTIGLPVPGTEIAIRDEDGKDVPMGESGEICIRGPQVMAGYWNRPDETAKVMFPDGFFRSGDIGIMDERGHTRIVDRKKDMILVSGFNVYPNEVEGVVAMHPGVLEVAAVGIPDEHSGEVVKLFIVKKDPSLTEAQIMDFCREQLTGYKRPKSIEFRTELPKTNVGKILRRELREKKVA encoded by the coding sequence ATGGAGAAGCCCTGGTTGAAGCACTATCCGCCTGGAGTTCCGGCGGAAATCGATGACCGTCAGTACCCGACGCTGACGCACCTGCTGGAGGAGGCCTTCACGAAGTACGCGGACCGGCCGGCCTTCAAATGCATGGGCAAGGTCATCACCTACCGCGAGCTGGACGCGCTGTCGCGCCGGGTCGGCGCGTGGCTGCAGTCGCGTGGGCTGGAGCGTGGGGCGACCATCGCCATCATGATGCCCAACGTGTTGCAGTATCCGGTGTGTATCGCCGCCATCCTGCGCGCGGGCTACATCGTGGTGAACGTCAACCCGCTCTACACGCCGCGCGAGCTGGAGTACCAGCTCAAGGACAGCGGAGCCCAGGCCATCTTCATCCTGGAGAACTTCGCCACCACGCTGCAGCAGGTGCTGGACAGGACGCCGGTGCGCCACGTCGTCGTCGCCACGATGGGAGATTTGCTCGGCGGCCTGAAGGGCACGCTGGTCAACTTCGTGGTGCGCAAGGTCAAGAAGATGGTGCCCGCGTACGAGCTGCCGCGCGCGGTCAGCTTCAAGCAGGTGCTGTCGGAGGGTGGCTCGCGCACGCTGACGCCGGCCACCACGACGCGCGACGACATCGCCTTCCTCCAGTACACGGGCGGAACGACGGGCGTGTCGAAGGGCGCCATGCTGCTGCACCGCAACGTCATCGCCAACCTGCTGCAGGTGGAGGCGTGGCTGAAGCCGGCGCAGCAGGGTCGCAACATCGACCAGGTGAACATCGTCTGCGCGCTGCCGATGTATCACATCTTCGCGCTCACCGTGTGCGGGCTGATGGGCATCCGCATGGGCGCGATGAACATCCTCATCCCCAACCCGCGCGACATCCCGGCGTTCATCAAGACGCTGTCGGAGCAGCCCTTCCACATCCTGCCGGCCGTCAACACGCTGTACAACGCGCTGGTCAACCACCCCGAGTTCGCCAAGCTGGACTTCTCCCACCTGATGGTCTCCAACGGTGGCGGCATGGCGGTGCAGAAGGCGGTGGCGGACAAGTGGTTCGCGCTCACGCGCGTGCCGCTCATCGAGGGCTACGGCCTGTCGGAGACGTCCCCGGTCGCCACGAGCAACACGCCCGTCGCCACCGAGTACTCGGGCACCATCGGCCTGCCCGTGCCGGGCACGGAGATCGCCATCCGCGACGAGGACGGCAAGGACGTCCCGATGGGCGAGTCGGGCGAAATCTGCATCCGCGGTCCGCAGGTGATGGCGGGCTACTGGAACCGCCCGGACGAGACGGCGAAGGTGATGTTCCCGGACGGCTTCTTCCGCTCGGGCGACATCGGCATCATGGATGAGCGCGGCCACACCCGCATCGTCGACCGCAAGAAGGACATGATCCTGGTGTCCGGCTTCAACGTGTACCCCAACGAGGTCGAGGGCGTGGTGGCCATGCACCCCGGCGTGTTGGAGGTGGCCGCGGTGGGCATCCCCGACGAGCACTCGGGCGAGGTGGTCAAGCTCTTCATCGTGAAGAAGGACCCGTCGCTCACCGAGGCGCAGATCATGGACTTCTGCCGCGAGCAGCTCACCGGCTACAAGCGGCCCAAGTCCATCGAGTTCCGCACGGAGCTGCCGAAGACGAACGTCGGGAAGATCCTCCGTCGCGAGCTGCGCGAGAAGAAGGTCGCCTGA
- a CDS encoding helix-turn-helix transcriptional regulator, protein MQRTERLFALAEYLRGRRTGVTAETLAERFGVTIRTIYRDLDTLRAASMPVAAERGRGGGYALDRSYSLPPVNFTAREAALLVALGRFAIDMRLMPFAGTLESALDKVRAALSTSAQRELLDRLKELSFLGVPSLPSKPAVRAAIERAWFEQQPLRLTYVDGNYLETTREVRILSVVMDRHETRLDTQDVQSGERRPFRLDRIVHAEVLRAFEP, encoded by the coding sequence ATGCAACGCACCGAGCGACTCTTCGCACTCGCCGAGTACCTCCGGGGCCGCCGCACCGGCGTCACCGCCGAGACGCTCGCCGAGCGCTTCGGCGTCACCATCCGCACCATCTACCGCGACCTCGACACGTTGCGCGCCGCGTCAATGCCGGTGGCGGCGGAGCGGGGACGGGGCGGCGGCTACGCGTTGGACCGCAGCTACAGTTTGCCGCCGGTGAACTTCACCGCGCGCGAGGCGGCGCTGCTGGTGGCGCTGGGGCGCTTCGCCATCGACATGCGGCTGATGCCCTTCGCGGGCACGCTCGAGTCGGCGTTGGACAAGGTGCGCGCCGCGCTCTCCACCTCCGCGCAGCGCGAGCTGCTCGACCGGCTCAAGGAGCTGAGCTTCCTGGGCGTGCCGTCGCTGCCGAGCAAGCCCGCCGTCCGAGCGGCCATCGAGCGCGCCTGGTTCGAGCAGCAGCCGCTGCGCCTGACGTACGTGGACGGCAACTACCTGGAGACCACGCGCGAGGTGCGCATCCTCTCCGTCGTGATGGACCGACACGAGACACGCCTGGATACCCAGGACGTCCAGAGCGGCGAGCGACGCCCCTTCCGGTTGGACCGAATCGTCCACGCCGAGGTGCTGCGCGCCTTCGAGCCCTGA
- a CDS encoding DNA polymerase domain-containing protein, whose translation MVEDEWLWGWDATPGIVSVWAEPDGRAFVWRRLPESGELLREDVRFRPWLVLSNLEDLEHLGPRLRPEREGPAPRRVTYQELSGPGALRFLIRAEDGRALASDVLQGASRRLGRPFANLRDLSAETVLSLPPEEQYLTASGRTYFRGLSFEALHRLQFDLETTGLDPGKDRIFLIAMRGPRGDTDVLEAHGDGDAAEADLLRRFVERVRQWDPDVIENHNLHGFDLPFVARRARRLDVPLALGRAGSPGLRHRPSARGSALGRGAERNADSMRRARYTVPGREFIDTLDAVLRHDFSARDLPGHGLKVVARHFGIAGPAREYIPGARVHEVFRTDPERVRRYARDDVAEAEGVARLLGGAAFALARMAPRRYERLADAGPATGVLDPLLVRAYLRSGAAIPAHEGGDGTAHSGAALHLFATGVARRVVKADVASLYPSLMREYRIGPKRDRLGALLSMVDRLVDQRLAAKKRAKAAPAGSTERHENDALSSAMKIIVNSAYGYMGAVGLTRFSDVHAANEVTRRGRAVLALLCRELARRGVTLLEADTDGVYFAVPEDWREEDERRVVAEVAALLPRRVQLEFDGRYAAMLSHEPKNYALQSHDGTLHLKGVAFRSSRAEPFGEAFLRKALRCLLAGDVAGVRDVYVDTVMALRRRRVPTTEVAAHVRLTKDSAQYAAVRERRRELAYEAMLTAGRTSWAAGERVRIYRAVGGRAGLLPEPAQDDVDEDVSAQGDEDPRDYDVEYYVRLLKDTFAARLERGLTPLDFSTVFDDPGQPSLFTPSLADSRPILTVVQAPPEDEPRQESLGG comes from the coding sequence ATGGTGGAGGACGAATGGCTGTGGGGTTGGGACGCGACGCCGGGCATCGTCTCGGTGTGGGCGGAGCCCGACGGCCGCGCCTTCGTGTGGCGCAGGCTCCCGGAGTCGGGCGAACTCTTGCGCGAGGACGTGCGCTTCCGGCCGTGGTTGGTGCTGTCGAACCTGGAGGACCTGGAGCACCTGGGGCCCCGGCTGCGGCCGGAGCGTGAGGGGCCCGCGCCGCGTCGGGTGACGTACCAGGAACTGTCGGGGCCGGGGGCGCTGCGCTTCCTGATTCGCGCGGAGGACGGGCGCGCGCTCGCGTCGGACGTGCTGCAGGGCGCGTCGCGGCGGCTGGGGCGGCCGTTCGCGAACCTGCGGGACTTGAGCGCGGAGACGGTGCTGTCGCTGCCGCCGGAGGAGCAGTACCTCACGGCGTCCGGACGGACGTACTTCCGGGGGCTCTCCTTCGAGGCGCTGCATCGGCTCCAGTTCGACTTGGAGACGACGGGGTTGGACCCGGGCAAGGACCGCATCTTCCTCATCGCGATGCGGGGGCCTCGCGGGGACACGGACGTGCTGGAGGCGCACGGGGACGGTGACGCGGCGGAGGCGGACCTGTTGCGCCGGTTCGTCGAGCGGGTGCGCCAGTGGGACCCGGACGTCATCGAGAACCACAACCTGCACGGGTTCGACCTGCCCTTCGTCGCGCGGCGCGCGCGGCGGTTGGATGTGCCGCTGGCGTTGGGGCGGGCGGGCTCACCGGGCCTGCGACACCGTCCGTCCGCGAGGGGCTCGGCGTTGGGGCGAGGAGCGGAGCGCAACGCGGACTCGATGCGGCGCGCGCGCTACACGGTGCCGGGGCGCGAGTTCATCGACACGTTGGACGCGGTGCTGCGGCACGACTTCTCCGCGAGGGACCTGCCGGGGCATGGGCTCAAGGTGGTGGCGCGGCACTTCGGCATCGCGGGCCCGGCGCGTGAATACATCCCCGGGGCGCGGGTGCACGAGGTCTTCAGGACGGACCCGGAGCGGGTGCGGCGCTACGCGCGCGACGACGTGGCGGAGGCGGAGGGCGTGGCGCGGCTGTTGGGTGGGGCGGCGTTCGCATTGGCGCGCATGGCGCCGCGTCGCTACGAGCGCCTGGCGGACGCGGGGCCGGCCACGGGGGTGTTGGACCCGTTGCTGGTGCGGGCGTACCTGCGCTCGGGGGCGGCGATTCCGGCGCACGAGGGTGGGGATGGCACGGCGCACAGCGGCGCGGCGCTGCACCTGTTCGCCACGGGGGTGGCCCGGCGCGTGGTGAAGGCGGACGTGGCCAGCCTGTATCCGTCGTTGATGCGCGAGTACCGCATCGGTCCGAAGCGGGACCGGCTGGGGGCATTGTTGTCGATGGTGGACCGGCTGGTGGACCAGCGGCTGGCGGCGAAGAAGCGGGCCAAGGCGGCGCCCGCGGGCTCCACGGAGCGGCACGAGAACGACGCGCTGTCGTCGGCGATGAAGATCATCGTCAACTCGGCCTATGGGTACATGGGCGCGGTGGGGCTGACGCGCTTCTCGGACGTGCACGCGGCGAACGAGGTGACGCGGCGTGGGCGCGCGGTGCTGGCGCTCTTGTGTCGGGAGCTCGCGCGGCGGGGCGTGACGTTGTTGGAGGCGGACACGGACGGCGTGTACTTCGCGGTGCCGGAGGACTGGCGCGAGGAGGACGAGCGGCGGGTGGTGGCGGAGGTCGCCGCGCTGTTGCCTCGCCGTGTGCAGCTGGAGTTCGACGGGCGCTATGCGGCGATGTTGTCGCACGAACCGAAGAACTACGCGCTGCAGTCGCATGACGGGACGCTCCACCTCAAGGGCGTGGCCTTCCGCTCCAGCCGCGCGGAGCCGTTCGGCGAGGCGTTCCTGCGCAAGGCCCTGCGGTGTCTGCTGGCCGGAGACGTGGCGGGGGTGCGGGACGTGTACGTGGACACGGTGATGGCGCTGCGCAGACGGCGGGTGCCGACGACGGAGGTGGCGGCGCACGTGCGGCTGACGAAGGACTCGGCGCAGTATGCGGCGGTGCGCGAGCGCAGGCGCGAGCTGGCGTACGAGGCGATGCTCACCGCGGGCAGGACGTCGTGGGCGGCCGGTGAGCGCGTGCGCATCTACCGCGCGGTGGGGGGGCGCGCGGGCCTGCTCCCCGAGCCGGCGCAGGACGACGTGGACGAGGATGTGTCCGCGCAGGGCGACGAGGACCCGCGGGACTACGACGTCGAGTACTACGTGCGGCTCTTGAAGGACACCTTCGCCGCGCGCCTGGAGCGGGGACTGACGCCGCTGGACTTCTCCACCGTGTTCGACGACCCGGGGCAGCCCTCGCTCTTCACGCCGTCACTCGCGGACTCGCGTCCCATCCTCACGGTGGTGCAGGCGCCGCCGGAGGACGAGCCGCGACAGGAGTCGCTCGGCGGCTGA
- a CDS encoding trimeric intracellular cation channel family protein, translating to MRPASMQMSPSRRMSRTLLTAGDLAGTFVFAVEGGLTAARAGLDVLGILVLAFATALGGGMVRDVLLGAVPPLALQDWRYATTAFGGGALVMLLSGPLGHVPVTPLLILDAAGLALFTVTGAGKALSLRATALAAMLLGAITGAGGGTIRDVLLARVPLVLRADVYALAALLGAGALLLARRLGASAVLAASVGAAVCFGLRTLAVLFHWKLPGILPQP from the coding sequence ATGCGGCCAGCATCGATGCAGATGTCACCCTCGCGCCGGATGTCGCGCACGCTGCTGACGGCGGGAGACCTCGCGGGCACCTTCGTCTTCGCCGTCGAGGGCGGGCTGACGGCGGCGCGCGCGGGCCTGGACGTGCTCGGCATCCTGGTGCTCGCCTTCGCCACCGCGCTGGGCGGAGGCATGGTGCGGGACGTGCTGCTCGGCGCGGTGCCGCCGCTGGCCCTCCAGGATTGGCGCTACGCGACGACGGCCTTCGGCGGAGGCGCGCTGGTGATGCTGCTGAGCGGCCCCCTGGGACACGTGCCCGTGACGCCGCTGCTCATCCTGGACGCGGCGGGGCTCGCGCTCTTCACGGTGACGGGCGCGGGCAAGGCCCTCTCCCTGAGGGCCACTGCGCTGGCGGCCATGCTCCTGGGCGCCATCACCGGCGCGGGCGGGGGAACGATTCGGGACGTGCTGCTCGCGCGAGTCCCCCTGGTGCTGCGCGCGGATGTCTACGCGTTGGCGGCGCTCCTGGGCGCGGGCGCGTTGCTCCTGGCGCGCAGACTGGGCGCCTCCGCCGTGCTCGCAGCGAGCGTGGGCGCGGCCGTGTGCTTCGGGCTGAGGACGCTCGCCGTCCTCTTCCACTGGAAGCTCCCAGGAATCCTCCCCCAGCCCTGA
- a CDS encoding nuclear transport factor 2 family protein, with amino-acid sequence MREKDTQYVLDWIAIQELVAEYGQAIDFGKDTGDWSRWANVFTPQLTADYSRFMGGEPIHITREQAAEYGRVAVSAFSRVQHATATTIRIHFKNQTQAQVMAYAEVAHYFTLGGVQQEWTIVARYTHDVVKTAEGWRIEKVLLDPVHYRGNPLGLEFVQGKRLA; translated from the coding sequence ATGCGCGAAAAAGACACGCAGTATGTATTGGATTGGATTGCCATCCAGGAGCTGGTGGCGGAGTACGGGCAGGCCATCGACTTCGGCAAGGACACCGGGGACTGGAGCCGGTGGGCGAACGTCTTCACGCCCCAGCTCACCGCGGACTACAGCCGCTTCATGGGCGGCGAGCCCATCCACATCACCCGCGAGCAGGCCGCCGAGTACGGCCGGGTGGCGGTCAGCGCCTTCAGCCGCGTCCAGCACGCCACGGCGACGACCATCCGCATCCACTTCAAGAACCAGACGCAGGCCCAGGTGATGGCGTACGCGGAGGTGGCCCACTACTTCACGCTCGGCGGCGTGCAGCAGGAGTGGACCATCGTCGCGCGCTACACGCATGACGTGGTGAAGACGGCCGAGGGCTGGCGCATCGAGAAAGTCCTCCTGGACCCCGTCCACTACCGGGGCAACCCCCTGGGCCTGGAGTTCGTGCAGGGCAAGCGCCTGGCCTGA
- a CDS encoding MYXO-CTERM sorting domain-containing protein: MPRAWCVSLCLLLLGLSSSALGQPLVDAGEPFGLLPLIDEVNVGDPADPHPVVHGANSTSTIRSLTLGGVTRPVRVMTMGPQAKSFSYKLGVGKGLQAGRAYLLVVEYPDNESRLMAVANKGGDKFRGFSTGTSIGDFREQYAYPNPESLKYPLSNQWKQFRQFFYLHDRFVPIVGQRNVEDTRRPEGPAQGFWVSVGHFARHGGPTDKGTAVSRIRLFEVPNPSSLDLAIHYPPAPLPRRHIFWREEMNDDTAICAQGAQTDCQPAASPGTWFDYRMKQAKFLGIDTYGHDLMEFGYTEGWDADSFSAPPWYVQPRDPTLWATAVSRAAANGFSVLPYYEYTGAIAGERLYTNTRCSQDSDCKSLSQWHECIEPWQQPRVCGLRPLGEQRRCKPLFDRDGDIYSPIYWADDNCVDVSDPDALADVKKLMDATVLHFKGQVNFLGAWFRTRPTDLPVSFSPEALGRFSSDTGQSVSRAMLQTDLALRARYYAWWFGKRRAFLEAIRDYLRQNGVANAQVLFTPYPEEGLPTPEDLPDMAVTVTDDPATWATIDDQGCCAPGDTTTNCCKYRFPPTEPGVFLQDGTYRKAITADVLPPTEHLDRSWGEPFNSFPPADPDGFRTSEGVYLTYPFNRLFSVADPTLLGRFRGASGLAMVHHFPLNEDDGKGNYAQDTADDRYGNWPMGGLWGYLSMAVDRQGPYSMLAEARAVANGDPTLLGYLEASSISRGFPEYTRAFHAAFLALPALPSTVVPGAASDAEVVVRKMATAQGNFYAVVNTSMQSKTGVNIVLPGETQPIVDRVRRAVVTGTNLSLYPGQLLAWQVGGTEGVPGPADAGSEPGCVDETGVGTARPLKGMDDEVEVVQGCGGCGSTGGAGTLTLMGLVALALMLRRKRA; encoded by the coding sequence ATGCCGCGTGCATGGTGCGTGTCGTTGTGTCTTTTGCTGCTGGGGCTGTCCTCGAGTGCGCTGGGACAGCCCCTGGTGGACGCGGGTGAGCCCTTCGGGCTCTTGCCGTTGATCGACGAGGTCAACGTCGGAGACCCGGCGGACCCGCATCCCGTCGTGCACGGGGCGAACAGCACGTCGACGATTCGCTCGCTCACCCTGGGCGGGGTGACGCGGCCGGTGCGCGTCATGACGATGGGGCCGCAGGCGAAGTCCTTCTCCTACAAGCTGGGCGTGGGCAAGGGGCTCCAGGCCGGGCGCGCGTACCTGCTGGTGGTGGAGTACCCCGACAACGAGTCGCGCCTGATGGCGGTGGCGAACAAGGGTGGGGACAAGTTCCGGGGCTTCAGCACCGGCACATCCATTGGCGACTTCCGCGAGCAGTACGCCTATCCCAACCCGGAGTCGCTCAAGTACCCGCTGTCGAACCAGTGGAAGCAGTTCCGCCAGTTCTTCTACCTGCACGACCGCTTCGTGCCCATCGTCGGGCAGCGCAACGTGGAGGACACGCGGCGCCCCGAGGGACCCGCGCAGGGCTTCTGGGTCTCCGTGGGCCACTTCGCGCGCCACGGTGGACCCACGGACAAGGGCACGGCCGTCTCGCGCATCCGGCTGTTCGAGGTGCCCAACCCGTCGAGCCTGGACCTGGCCATCCACTACCCGCCCGCGCCCCTGCCGCGTCGGCACATCTTCTGGCGCGAGGAGATGAACGACGACACGGCCATCTGCGCGCAGGGCGCCCAGACGGATTGCCAGCCCGCGGCCTCGCCCGGCACGTGGTTCGACTACCGGATGAAGCAGGCGAAGTTCCTGGGCATCGACACGTATGGCCATGACTTGATGGAGTTCGGCTACACGGAGGGCTGGGACGCGGACTCGTTCTCCGCGCCGCCCTGGTACGTGCAGCCCCGGGACCCGACGCTGTGGGCCACGGCGGTGTCCCGCGCGGCGGCCAACGGCTTCTCCGTGCTGCCCTACTACGAGTACACGGGCGCCATCGCCGGTGAGCGCCTGTACACGAACACGCGCTGCTCGCAGGACTCCGACTGCAAGTCCCTCTCCCAGTGGCACGAGTGCATCGAGCCGTGGCAGCAGCCGCGGGTGTGCGGGCTGCGGCCGTTGGGTGAGCAGCGCCGGTGCAAGCCGCTGTTCGACCGGGATGGGGACATCTACTCGCCCATCTACTGGGCGGACGACAACTGCGTGGACGTGTCGGACCCGGACGCGCTGGCGGACGTGAAGAAGCTGATGGACGCCACGGTGCTGCACTTCAAGGGGCAGGTGAACTTCCTGGGCGCGTGGTTCCGCACGCGGCCCACGGACCTGCCGGTGAGCTTCTCGCCCGAGGCGCTCGGCCGCTTCTCCAGTGACACCGGGCAGAGCGTGTCGCGCGCCATGCTCCAGACGGACCTGGCCCTGCGGGCGCGCTACTACGCGTGGTGGTTCGGCAAGCGGCGCGCGTTCCTGGAGGCCATCCGCGACTACCTGCGACAGAACGGCGTGGCGAACGCCCAGGTGCTCTTCACGCCGTATCCGGAGGAGGGGCTGCCCACGCCGGAGGACCTGCCGGACATGGCGGTCACCGTCACCGACGACCCGGCCACGTGGGCCACCATCGATGACCAGGGGTGCTGTGCTCCGGGGGACACGACGACGAACTGCTGCAAGTACCGCTTCCCACCCACCGAGCCCGGGGTGTTCCTCCAGGACGGCACGTACCGCAAGGCCATCACGGCGGACGTGCTGCCGCCCACCGAGCACCTGGACCGCTCCTGGGGCGAGCCCTTCAACAGCTTCCCGCCCGCGGACCCGGATGGCTTCAGGACGTCGGAGGGAGTGTACCTGACGTATCCGTTCAACCGGCTCTTCAGCGTGGCGGACCCGACATTGCTCGGGCGCTTCCGTGGAGCGTCGGGCCTGGCGATGGTCCACCACTTCCCGCTGAACGAGGACGACGGCAAGGGCAACTACGCGCAGGACACGGCGGATGACCGTTACGGCAACTGGCCCATGGGTGGGCTGTGGGGTTATCTCTCCATGGCGGTGGACCGGCAGGGGCCGTACTCGATGCTGGCCGAGGCACGGGCGGTGGCGAACGGGGACCCGACGCTGCTGGGATACCTGGAGGCGTCCTCCATCAGCCGTGGCTTCCCGGAGTACACGCGCGCCTTCCACGCGGCGTTCCTCGCGCTGCCCGCGCTGCCGAGCACGGTGGTGCCGGGCGCGGCCTCCGACGCGGAGGTGGTGGTGCGGAAGATGGCCACGGCGCAGGGCAACTTCTACGCGGTGGTGAACACGTCGATGCAGTCGAAGACGGGGGTGAACATCGTGCTGCCCGGTGAGACGCAGCCCATCGTGGACCGGGTGCGGCGGGCGGTGGTGACGGGGACGAACCTGAGTCTGTATCCCGGGCAGCTCCTGGCGTGGCAGGTCGGCGGGACGGAGGGAGTGCCGGGACCGGCGGACGCGGGCTCGGAGCCTGGGTGCGTCGATGAGACGGGTGTGGGGACCGCCCGGCCGCTCAAGGGGATGGACGATGAGGTGGAGGTGGTGCAGGGCTGTGGTGGCTGCGGCTCGACGGGTGGGGCAGGGACGCTCACCTTGATGGGGCTCGTGGCGCTGGCCCTGATGCTGCGCCGCAAGCGCGCCTGA
- a CDS encoding tetratricopeptide repeat protein, which translates to MGEEHPLRIASELARAGRTAEAISCLESALEGTRSMAERPANASLLARTAGLFCEESGRLPQAARYYEEALAVAAEREPLLLLSLVEVHRRLGQVAKARAYLDEAEALARSSADVDAARMVARLREAWARDEC; encoded by the coding sequence ATGGGTGAAGAACATCCCCTGCGCATCGCGTCCGAGCTCGCGCGGGCGGGCAGGACGGCCGAGGCGATCTCGTGTTTGGAATCAGCGTTGGAGGGCACGCGCTCCATGGCGGAGCGCCCCGCCAACGCCTCGCTCCTGGCGAGGACGGCGGGGCTGTTCTGCGAGGAGTCCGGACGGCTTCCACAGGCGGCGCGCTACTACGAGGAGGCCCTCGCCGTGGCGGCGGAGCGCGAGCCGCTCTTGTTGCTCTCCCTGGTGGAGGTGCATCGGCGCTTGGGGCAGGTCGCCAAGGCTCGTGCGTACCTGGATGAGGCCGAAGCCCTGGCTCGCAGCTCCGCCGATGTCGACGCAGCGAGGATGGTTGCCCGGCTTCGCGAAGCGTGGGCGCGCGACGAGTGTTGA
- a CDS encoding dihydroxyacetone kinase family protein, with amino-acid sequence MKKLVNEPKAVVRQMLEGFVALAPGQVLLDDETVVIRSDTPADPRQRKVSVISGGGSGHEPAHAGYVGAGMLDAAVAGDVFTSPSTDAVLAAIRAVSGPAGSLLVVKNYTGDRLNFGLAAELARAEGIPVEVVVVADDVALRDTVEPSRRRGIAGTVLVHKVAGAAAAAGLPLSDVLREAQAASAELGTMGVALGPCTVPAAGRPGFTLGDEEIELGLGIHGEQGVRRAQLQSADALVDTLLAAIVEDRRLATGARVALLVNGLGGTPPMELAIVTRRALAVLRERGLRVERAWSGTFLSALEMPGCSLSLLKVDDTLLTRLDAKTSAPAWGGEGRLAPERAPRPVTAAPSVSSAPAAKSPGMEKVHAAALAVASAFEASESRLTELDSAAGDGDLGISLSRGAAAIRALPESAWTNPSRALTSIGEALRRAIGGSSGPFYATALLRAARRLSEGPVDAPAWAEAFVLAVDAVANLGGAKPGDRTMLDALRPAADTFAQALKTGKSPAEAWAACVREAEQGADATARMQPRLGRASYLGSRALGVPDAGAAAVVVWVKALTPFIG; translated from the coding sequence GTGAAGAAGCTCGTCAATGAGCCCAAGGCCGTCGTGAGGCAGATGCTGGAGGGATTCGTCGCGCTCGCTCCAGGACAGGTGTTGCTCGATGACGAGACGGTGGTCATCCGGAGCGACACGCCCGCGGACCCCCGGCAGCGCAAGGTGTCCGTCATCTCCGGCGGCGGCAGCGGCCATGAGCCCGCCCACGCCGGCTACGTGGGCGCGGGCATGCTGGACGCGGCCGTGGCCGGTGACGTGTTCACCTCGCCCAGCACCGACGCCGTGCTCGCCGCCATCCGCGCGGTGTCCGGCCCCGCGGGCTCGCTGCTCGTGGTGAAGAACTACACCGGAGACCGCCTCAACTTCGGCCTCGCCGCGGAGCTCGCCCGCGCCGAGGGCATCCCCGTGGAGGTCGTCGTCGTGGCCGACGATGTCGCCCTGCGCGACACCGTGGAGCCCTCGCGCCGTCGCGGCATCGCCGGCACCGTGCTCGTGCACAAGGTCGCGGGCGCCGCGGCCGCCGCCGGTCTCCCGCTGTCGGACGTGCTCCGCGAAGCCCAGGCCGCGTCGGCGGAGCTGGGCACCATGGGCGTCGCGCTCGGTCCCTGCACCGTGCCCGCGGCGGGACGTCCGGGCTTCACCCTCGGCGACGAGGAGATAGAGCTGGGCCTGGGCATCCACGGCGAGCAAGGTGTTCGTCGCGCCCAGCTCCAGTCGGCGGACGCGCTGGTGGACACGTTGCTCGCCGCCATCGTCGAGGACCGTCGCCTCGCCACGGGCGCGCGCGTGGCGTTGCTCGTCAACGGACTCGGTGGCACGCCGCCCATGGAACTCGCCATCGTCACGCGCCGGGCGCTGGCCGTCCTGCGCGAGCGCGGCCTGCGCGTGGAGCGCGCCTGGAGCGGGACGTTCCTCTCCGCGCTGGAGATGCCCGGCTGCTCACTGTCGCTCTTGAAGGTCGACGACACGCTGCTGACCCGACTGGACGCGAAGACGTCCGCGCCCGCGTGGGGAGGGGAGGGGAGGCTCGCTCCGGAGCGCGCGCCCAGGCCCGTCACCGCCGCGCCCTCCGTGTCCTCGGCCCCCGCCGCGAAGTCACCGGGGATGGAGAAGGTCCACGCGGCGGCGCTCGCGGTGGCATCCGCCTTCGAGGCGAGCGAGTCGCGCCTGACGGAGCTCGACAGCGCGGCGGGAGATGGCGACCTCGGCATCAGCCTGTCGCGCGGCGCCGCGGCCATCCGCGCGCTCCCCGAGTCCGCGTGGACCAACCCCTCACGAGCCCTCACCTCCATCGGTGAGGCCCTGCGTCGCGCCATCGGCGGAAGCTCCGGGCCCTTCTACGCCACCGCGCTGCTGCGCGCCGCGCGCCGCTTGTCGGAAGGCCCCGTGGATGCGCCGGCCTGGGCGGAGGCGTTCGTCCTCGCCGTCGACGCCGTGGCGAACCTCGGCGGCGCCAAACCCGGAGACCGCACCATGCTGGATGCACTCCGTCCCGCGGCGGACACCTTCGCCCAGGCGCTGAAGACGGGGAAGTCACCCGCCGAGGCCTGGGCCGCGTGCGTCCGCGAAGCGGAGCAGGGCGCCGACGCCACCGCGCGCATGCAACCTCGCCTGGGCCGCGCCAGCTACCTGGGGAGCCGCGCGCTCGGTGTTCCAGATGCCGGTGCCGCCGCCGTCGTCGTCTGGGTGAAGGCGCTCACGCCCTTCATCGGATGA